A window of the Mucilaginibacter sp. cycad4 genome harbors these coding sequences:
- the ccoN gene encoding cytochrome-c oxidase, cbb3-type subunit I, giving the protein MQPENFYYDNKIVRNFGIATVIWGIIGMTVGLIVAIQLYSPGMNMGNQYTTFGRIRPLHTNAVIFAFVGNAIFMGVYYSLQRLLKARMFSDALSQIHFWGWQLIIVSAVITLPLGLTTSHEYAELEWPIDIAITVIWVVFGINMFGTIFKRRERHLYVAIWFYIATFVTIAVLHIVNSFELPVSAFKSYMVYAGVQDALVQWWYGHNAVAFFLTTPYLGMMYYFLPKMANRPIYSYKLSILHFWALIFIYIWAGPHHLLYTTLPGWAQSLGVAFSIMLLAPSWGGMINGLLTLRGAWDKVRDDVILKFMVVGLTAYGMATFEGPMLSLKQVNAIGHFTDWIIAHVHVGALGWNGFLTFAILYWLIPRIYKTQLYSKKMASFHFWIGTLGILFYAVPMYWAGFTQGLMLKEFTPEGILKYPAFLETTMRILPMHVMRSVGGGLYLLGVIVMAYNLCRTALQGKLAANEPAQAMPLPALSKTGHEETWHRVLERRPIQMMIAALLVILVGTFIELMPTLTISSNIPTIAAVKPYTPLELQGRDIYIREGCSNCHSQTVRPFRSETERYGEYSKAGEFVYDHPFLWGSKRTGPDLAREGGKYGNAWHYNHLMDPRLMSPGSIMPNYDWLLTQNLDTATTAAKIKAMRTLGVPYPEGYEKIANSDLREQEKEIADNLYNDHIKVKNNKEIVALIAYLQRLGTDIKASKTAAK; this is encoded by the coding sequence ATGCAGCCCGAAAATTTTTACTATGACAACAAGATCGTCCGGAATTTTGGTATCGCCACGGTGATCTGGGGTATAATTGGGATGACCGTAGGCCTCATCGTAGCCATACAATTGTATAGCCCGGGAATGAACATGGGCAACCAATACACCACATTTGGCCGTATCAGGCCCTTACACACCAACGCGGTGATCTTTGCTTTTGTGGGTAACGCTATTTTTATGGGTGTTTACTACTCATTACAGCGACTGTTAAAAGCGCGGATGTTTAGCGATGCCCTTAGTCAAATTCACTTTTGGGGCTGGCAGCTTATTATTGTTTCGGCTGTTATTACGTTGCCCTTAGGTTTAACCACCTCGCATGAGTATGCCGAACTGGAATGGCCAATTGATATTGCCATTACTGTGATCTGGGTTGTGTTTGGCATTAACATGTTTGGTACGATATTTAAACGCCGCGAACGGCATTTATATGTGGCCATATGGTTTTACATAGCCACCTTTGTTACCATAGCCGTATTGCATATTGTAAATTCATTTGAGCTGCCGGTATCGGCCTTTAAAAGCTACATGGTATATGCAGGCGTACAGGATGCGTTGGTACAATGGTGGTATGGCCATAATGCGGTGGCGTTTTTCCTGACCACACCGTACCTGGGCATGATGTATTACTTTTTACCCAAAATGGCCAACAGGCCTATCTACTCCTATAAATTAAGTATCCTGCACTTTTGGGCGCTCATTTTTATTTATATCTGGGCCGGCCCGCACCATTTATTGTACACCACGCTGCCTGGTTGGGCGCAGTCATTAGGTGTGGCCTTTTCTATTATGCTGTTAGCACCAAGCTGGGGCGGCATGATCAATGGCTTGCTCACCCTGCGCGGGGCCTGGGATAAGGTTCGTGATGATGTGATCCTGAAGTTTATGGTAGTTGGCCTAACAGCATATGGTATGGCCACTTTTGAAGGCCCCATGCTTTCATTGAAACAGGTGAATGCCATAGGCCACTTTACCGATTGGATAATTGCCCACGTACACGTTGGCGCTTTGGGTTGGAACGGCTTTTTAACCTTTGCCATCCTTTACTGGCTTATCCCGCGTATTTATAAAACACAGTTATATTCAAAAAAGATGGCTTCGTTCCATTTTTGGATAGGTACGCTCGGGATCCTGTTTTATGCCGTGCCAATGTATTGGGCCGGTTTTACCCAGGGTTTAATGCTTAAAGAGTTTACGCCCGAAGGGATCCTGAAATACCCCGCATTTTTAGAAACCACCATGCGCATATTGCCTATGCATGTTATGCGGTCTGTAGGCGGTGGATTATACCTGCTGGGCGTTATTGTAATGGCCTACAACCTTTGCCGCACCGCGCTGCAGGGCAAGCTCGCGGCTAATGAACCTGCCCAGGCCATGCCGCTGCCCGCTTTAAGCAAAACCGGGCACGAAGAAACATGGCACCGGGTATTGGAACGCCGCCCAATACAAATGATGATAGCCGCATTGCTGGTAATACTGGTAGGTACTTTTATTGAGTTGATGCCAACGCTAACCATATCATCAAATATCCCAACTATAGCGGCTGTAAAGCCTTATACTCCGCTTGAGTTGCAGGGGCGTGATATTTATATCAGAGAAGGCTGCTCAAACTGCCATTCGCAAACGGTAAGACCTTTCCGCTCAGAAACCGAGCGTTATGGCGAATACAGTAAGGCAGGCGAATTTGTGTATGACCACCCCTTTTTATGGGGATCAAAACGTACCGGGCCCGACCTGGCACGTGAGGGCGGCAAATATGGCAATGCCTGGCACTATAACCACCTGATGGACCCTCGCCTCATGTCGCCGGGGAGTATCATGCCAAACTATGACTGGCTGTTAACCCAAAATCTTGATACCGCTACCACAGCCGCCAAAATAAAGGCTATGCGTACGCTGGGTGTCCCGTATCCCGAAGGATATGAAAAAATAGCCAACAGCGATCTTCGTGAACAGGAAAAAGAAATTGCCGATAACCTGTATAACGATCATATCAAGGTTAAAAACAATAAAGAAATAGTAGCTCTGATAGCCTACCTGCAACGTTTGGGTACCGATATCAAGGCGAGCAAAACCGCCGCTAAATAA
- a CDS encoding FixH family protein, translated as MNWGKGIVIGMLAFMSYIVAMGVAMFRQPDDVDPHYYEKGLAFNADYDKEKQVLSDKAQPSISINNNILLVKFAGPSNGAVDLKRPGDGKMDKHINLQSNAAGNVNIPLTNAKRGRWQLVFNWESNGKKYLYTKEIFIP; from the coding sequence ATGAACTGGGGGAAAGGGATAGTAATAGGCATGCTGGCTTTTATGAGCTACATTGTAGCTATGGGCGTTGCCATGTTCAGGCAGCCCGACGATGTCGATCCGCATTATTACGAAAAAGGGCTTGCGTTTAATGCCGATTACGATAAAGAGAAGCAGGTACTTAGCGATAAGGCACAGCCATCAATCAGCATTAACAACAATATCCTTTTAGTGAAGTTTGCAGGCCCTTCAAATGGAGCCGTAGATTTAAAACGCCCGGGCGACGGTAAAATGGACAAGCATATCAACCTGCAAAGCAATGCGGCAGGCAATGTTAATATCCCTCTGACTAATGCAAAGCGTGGCAGGTGGCAGCTTGTTTTCAATTGGGAAAGCAATGGCAAAAAATATCTGTATACCAAAGAAATATTTATACCATGA
- a CDS encoding sulfite exporter TauE/SafE family protein, with protein sequence MSTSQIAFFIGLFGSVHCIGMCGPLAFAIPVNHSSFWLLLWDKLVYNLGRTISYATLGLITGLIGKQLWLSGLQQGVSIISGILILLAAFSRLWKLKIYKESRSGWLLKPFNALLTYALQHRAGHLVIGLLNGFLPCGFVYLALIGAVNTSSVGASVQYMVWFGLGTLPLMLAVTVGSGFINQGIRRKMNRVVPYFMLCLGIWFLLRGLAMNIPYLSPPSASATVICK encoded by the coding sequence ATGAGCACCAGTCAAATCGCTTTTTTTATAGGCTTGTTTGGCAGTGTTCACTGTATAGGGATGTGCGGCCCGCTCGCCTTCGCTATACCGGTTAACCACAGTAGTTTTTGGCTGTTGTTGTGGGATAAGTTGGTGTATAACCTTGGGCGTACTATAAGTTATGCAACCCTCGGGTTGATAACCGGGCTCATCGGTAAGCAATTGTGGCTTTCAGGTTTGCAGCAGGGGGTAAGCATCATTAGCGGGATACTAATTCTGCTGGCTGCTTTTTCGAGATTATGGAAGCTGAAAATTTACAAAGAAAGCAGGAGCGGCTGGCTGTTGAAGCCTTTTAACGCATTGCTCACTTATGCGTTGCAGCACCGGGCGGGGCATTTGGTCATAGGATTGTTAAATGGCTTTTTACCCTGCGGTTTTGTTTACCTGGCCCTCATCGGTGCGGTAAATACTTCATCAGTGGGTGCTTCTGTACAGTATATGGTTTGGTTTGGTTTGGGCACTCTGCCTTTAATGCTGGCCGTTACTGTGGGCAGCGGATTTATTAACCAGGGCATACGCAGAAAGATGAACAGGGTGGTTCCCTATTTTATGCTATGCCTTGGTATTTGGTTTTTGCTGCGCGGGCTCGCTATGAATATCCCTTATTTAAGCCCGCCATCGGCCAGCGCAACTGTTATTTGTAAGTAA
- a CDS encoding cbb3-type cytochrome c oxidase N-terminal domain-containing protein — protein sequence MILIQPVMAADDSLIPGYLMNEIGYGAIIAMLALFIVAMLVLLRALRVLTKITLRAQGYTEEQIIAEMKPAKKVKKPKTEVWNKLLSLRPMSEEKELIIAHDYDGIQELNNPIPGWFSYLFYITIIFAVGYILIYHVFGLGQLQYDEYKTEMARADIAKKEYLSKAANRVDETTVKLVTDQAVLTSGQAIFKQSCVPCHGDHAQGVVGPNLTDDYWLHGGKINDVFKTIKYGVQAKGMPNWEKQLSPKQISDVANYIKSLHGSNPANPKEPQGEKDADDIASKGKTIAKI from the coding sequence ATGATATTAATACAGCCGGTAATGGCCGCCGATGATAGCCTGATACCGGGCTATTTGATGAACGAGATAGGGTATGGCGCAATTATAGCCATGCTGGCATTGTTTATTGTAGCTATGCTGGTATTGCTCCGGGCGCTTAGGGTATTGACAAAAATAACGCTCCGGGCGCAGGGATATACAGAAGAACAGATCATAGCAGAGATGAAACCCGCTAAAAAGGTTAAAAAGCCTAAAACAGAGGTTTGGAATAAATTGCTGTCGCTAAGGCCGATGTCTGAAGAAAAGGAGCTGATCATAGCGCATGATTATGACGGTATCCAGGAGCTTAATAATCCTATTCCCGGCTGGTTCAGCTACCTATTTTATATCACCATTATTTTTGCCGTTGGTTACATCCTCATTTATCATGTATTTGGCTTAGGACAGTTGCAATATGATGAATACAAAACTGAGATGGCCCGGGCTGATATTGCCAAAAAAGAATACCTGAGCAAGGCCGCTAACCGGGTTGACGAAACTACAGTTAAGCTCGTTACCGATCAGGCAGTACTAACTTCGGGGCAGGCAATTTTTAAACAAAGCTGCGTTCCATGCCACGGCGACCATGCACAGGGGGTAGTTGGCCCCAATCTTACCGATGATTACTGGTTGCACGGAGGTAAGATCAATGATGTGTTTAAAACCATAAAATACGGTGTACAGGCCAAAGGGATGCCCAACTGGGAGAAACAACTATCACCCAAACAGATCTCGGATGTGGCAAACTACATAAAATCATTGCATGGCAGTAATCCGGCCAATCCTAAAGAACCACAGGGCGAAAAGGATGCAGATGACATCGCCTCAAAAGGCAAAACGATAGCAAAAATATAA
- the ccoG gene encoding cytochrome c oxidase accessory protein CcoG: MDGLLAAKENGKRQWMYPLVRKGRFYKWRSWLSYFYLIFFFAGPFLRINGQPLLLLNVIDRQFVLLGQVFWPQDIFLFVLASLVFLVCVVIFTIAFGRIFCGWICPQTIFMEMVFRKIEIWIEGDANKRKKLDAGAWTREKIIKKTAKHALFVLISFLIANTFLAYIIGSESLVKIIVEPVTAHWVGFISIWVFTIVFYLIYSQVRELVCTLICPYGRLQSVLIDEHTLVVAYDDVRGEPRGKLSRYADPFNLKGDCVDCSLCVAVCPTGIDIRKGTQIECINCTACIDACDQVMDKIGKPRSLIGYFSENMIRLKEKPSFTGRMMGYTAVITVLIAVLGYFIFSRSDMDITVMRSAGMLYQQQPGGYVSNIYNAEIINKTNQDKVIRIGADDPAVKISYIQAPGPVAKGGSAKTVFFVMLPASKVHAAKTTIKLNLLLGGKVVQSVKTNFIAPTND; this comes from the coding sequence ATGGACGGCTTACTGGCGGCAAAAGAAAACGGGAAAAGGCAGTGGATGTATCCGCTGGTACGTAAAGGCAGGTTTTATAAATGGAGAAGCTGGTTAAGCTATTTTTATCTCATCTTCTTTTTTGCAGGACCGTTTTTACGAATCAATGGCCAGCCGTTGTTGCTGCTCAATGTGATAGACCGGCAATTTGTGTTACTGGGACAGGTGTTTTGGCCGCAGGATATTTTTCTGTTCGTGCTGGCTTCGCTTGTTTTTTTGGTTTGCGTGGTGATATTTACTATTGCTTTCGGTCGCATTTTCTGCGGATGGATCTGCCCGCAAACCATATTTATGGAAATGGTTTTCAGAAAGATAGAGATCTGGATAGAAGGGGATGCCAATAAGCGTAAAAAGCTTGACGCCGGTGCCTGGACGCGGGAAAAAATCATCAAAAAAACAGCCAAGCACGCTTTGTTTGTATTGATATCCTTTCTGATCGCTAACACTTTCCTGGCTTATATCATCGGCAGCGAAAGCCTTGTTAAAATTATTGTTGAGCCTGTTACAGCCCACTGGGTGGGTTTTATCAGTATCTGGGTATTCACTATTGTATTTTACTTGATTTACAGTCAGGTACGTGAACTGGTTTGCACATTGATATGCCCTTACGGGCGCTTACAAAGTGTATTAATTGATGAACATACTTTAGTCGTAGCTTATGATGATGTGCGGGGCGAACCAAGAGGCAAGTTAAGCCGTTATGCAGACCCCTTTAACCTGAAAGGCGATTGCGTTGATTGCAGCCTGTGTGTTGCTGTTTGTCCTACAGGCATTGATATTCGTAAAGGGACTCAAATTGAATGTATCAACTGCACCGCCTGCATAGACGCCTGCGACCAGGTAATGGACAAGATAGGAAAGCCCCGCAGCCTGATTGGCTACTTTTCCGAAAATATGATCAGGCTGAAAGAAAAGCCATCGTTTACCGGGCGCATGATGGGATATACCGCTGTAATAACCGTGCTGATAGCGGTACTTGGTTATTTTATTTTCAGCCGGAGCGATATGGATATCACAGTTATGCGCAGTGCGGGGATGCTTTACCAGCAACAGCCGGGCGGCTACGTCAGTAATATTTATAACGCCGAGATCATTAATAAAACCAATCAGGATAAAGTGATCAGGATAGGGGCGGATGATCCGGCTGTTAAGATCAGTTATATCCAGGCGCCGGGACCGGTTGCAAAAGGCGGATCGGCTAAAACGGTGTTTTTTGTGATGCTGCCTGCATCAAAGGTACATGCCGCCAAAACTACCATTAAACTGAACCTGTTGCTTGGCGGTAAAGTGGTTCAATCTGTTAAAACCAATTTTATAGCACCAACAAATGATTAA